The following are from one region of the Methylophilus sp. DW102 genome:
- a CDS encoding monovalent cation:proton antiporter-2 (CPA2) family protein, which translates to MHSTSDFLVQAAIYLSFAIILVPLFKRLGLGSVLGYLIAGILLGPYALKLIADPEQVLHFAEFGVVLMLFLIGLELESQKVWELRKLLFGLGGLQVTLTIAVVGSIAYLMHFSWQEALIIGMGVAMSSTAIGLTALIEKKQLHTPGGQAAFATLLFQDLSVIPLFMILALIAPHHASTGFDVMAVGKAIAVIVAIIFASHTLLPPVMRVIAQTGLREMFVAFSLLLVIGVSLAMQSVGLSMALGTFLAGVLLAGSEYRYELRLDIEPVKGLLLGLFFISVGMTVDISLVTQQPGLIFGFALLIVAIKMVLLMGLGQVFKYSLRDKLLLGLSISQIGEFAFVIFGLALSQESLSRGSYNTLNAIVAVSMLITPLLLLLYDRFLTLQCGERPRDAIPENNNVIIAGFGRFGQIVGRVLLAKGISATLIDNDPNQVDLTRQFGWRCYYGDASRLDVLEEAGIGSAKLLVIALNDTHATLEMARLVKERWPQVNIVVRARSRTDAFDLRELDLQPIRETFYSSLEAARQALLVIGETTTAANRIIQQFEKHDVEQLETTLKIRHDRKALSTVMAQGREDLKALLESESSLLDKT; encoded by the coding sequence ATGCATTCCACTTCTGACTTTCTGGTGCAAGCGGCCATTTACCTGTCTTTCGCCATTATTCTGGTGCCATTGTTCAAGCGGCTCGGCCTGGGTTCGGTGCTGGGTTATCTGATTGCCGGGATTTTGCTGGGCCCTTATGCCTTGAAGTTGATTGCCGACCCGGAGCAAGTGCTGCACTTTGCCGAGTTTGGCGTGGTATTGATGTTGTTTTTAATTGGTCTGGAGCTGGAATCGCAAAAAGTATGGGAGTTGCGCAAGCTGTTGTTTGGCCTGGGTGGCTTGCAGGTAACACTGACCATCGCCGTGGTTGGCAGCATCGCCTACTTAATGCACTTTTCATGGCAGGAGGCGCTGATTATCGGCATGGGCGTGGCGATGTCATCGACCGCCATTGGATTGACAGCGCTGATTGAGAAAAAGCAGTTACACACGCCGGGCGGACAAGCGGCCTTTGCCACCCTGCTGTTTCAGGATTTATCAGTGATCCCGCTGTTTATGATCCTGGCCTTGATTGCCCCGCATCACGCCAGCACAGGGTTTGATGTGATGGCCGTGGGCAAGGCCATTGCCGTGATTGTTGCCATTATTTTTGCCAGCCACACGCTGTTGCCCCCGGTCATGCGCGTGATTGCCCAAACCGGCTTGCGCGAAATGTTTGTCGCTTTTTCATTGTTACTGGTGATCGGGGTCTCCCTGGCCATGCAATCGGTCGGCTTGTCGATGGCCCTCGGTACCTTTCTGGCGGGCGTGTTGCTCGCAGGCTCTGAATACCGCTATGAACTCAGGCTGGACATTGAACCAGTCAAGGGTCTGCTGTTAGGGCTGTTTTTCATTTCGGTCGGTATGACCGTAGATATCTCACTGGTCACGCAACAGCCTGGATTGATTTTTGGCTTTGCCCTGCTCATTGTGGCGATCAAAATGGTCTTATTGATGGGCCTGGGCCAGGTTTTCAAATACTCGTTGCGCGACAAACTGTTATTGGGCCTGTCTATTTCGCAAATTGGCGAGTTTGCGTTTGTGATTTTTGGCTTGGCCTTAAGCCAGGAATCCTTGTCTCGCGGCAGCTATAACACCCTCAATGCCATCGTCGCCGTGTCTATGCTCATCACCCCGCTGCTGCTGTTATTGTATGACCGCTTTTTAACCCTGCAATGCGGAGAACGTCCACGCGATGCCATCCCTGAAAATAATAACGTCATCATTGCCGGTTTTGGCCGCTTTGGCCAGATTGTTGGCCGTGTACTGTTAGCCAAAGGCATCAGCGCCACCCTGATTGATAACGACCCCAACCAGGTTGATTTAACCCGCCAGTTTGGCTGGCGATGCTACTACGGTGATGCGTCACGATTGGATGTGCTTGAAGAAGCAGGCATTGGCTCGGCCAAATTGCTGGTCATTGCTTTGAATGACACCCATGCCACACTAGAAATGGCCCGCCTGGTCAAAGAGCGTTGGCCACAAGTCAACATTGTGGTCAGGGCCAGAAGCCGGACGGATGCGTTTGATTTGCGCGAGCTGGATTTGCAACCCATCCGCGAGACGTTTTACTCCTCACTCGAGGCCGCCAGACAAGCCCTATTGGTCATTGGTGAAACAACCACAGCGGCAAATCGCATCATCCAGCAATTTGAAAAGCATGATGTGGAGCAACTGGAAACCACGCTCAAAATCCGCCATGACAGAAAAGCCTTGTCGACCGTTATGGCGCAAGGGCGTGAGGATCTTAAAGCCCTGCTTGAATCAGAAAGCAGTCTGTTAGATAAAACCTAA
- a CDS encoding alpha/beta hydrolase fold domain-containing protein: MWTTAFEYAATGHSIKLQVFGRHHRQKRGPALLYFHDGLFNQGQIESAHALAEALSDGCVVVCVDYPLAPGVQFPQSIEVAYQALQWLSEHAKVLGANSKLLFVGGERAGGNLAAVTALLYRDRGLRAPAQLQGQVLINPMLDALQTSPSLASLTESPCRAAWADYAPCPSLAWHPYVSPVQSCRLAGLVNALIISEQGHPLVDEAAAYAKKLLLAGGQVQHWCVREKGWTQHAPLIRQWMTL, encoded by the coding sequence ATGTGGACCACCGCCTTTGAATATGCAGCCACCGGCCACAGTATCAAACTGCAGGTGTTTGGCCGCCACCACCGCCAAAAGCGAGGGCCAGCACTGCTGTATTTTCATGATGGCCTGTTTAATCAGGGCCAGATTGAAAGCGCGCATGCACTGGCTGAAGCCCTCTCAGATGGCTGTGTCGTGGTATGTGTAGATTATCCGCTGGCGCCGGGTGTGCAGTTTCCACAGAGTATAGAAGTCGCCTACCAGGCCTTGCAGTGGCTCAGTGAACATGCAAAAGTATTAGGGGCAAATTCGAAGCTGCTATTTGTAGGTGGCGAGCGCGCTGGCGGCAATCTGGCTGCCGTCACCGCCCTGCTTTACAGAGACCGCGGGCTGCGTGCACCTGCGCAACTGCAAGGGCAAGTCTTGATTAACCCCATGCTGGATGCCTTGCAAACCTCGCCGTCGCTCGCTAGCCTGACCGAGAGTCCCTGCCGGGCGGCATGGGCTGACTATGCGCCCTGCCCCAGTTTGGCCTGGCATCCTTATGTTTCGCCTGTCCAGTCATGCCGACTGGCGGGGCTGGTTAATGCGCTCATCATTAGCGAACAAGGCCATCCGCTTGTGGATGAAGCAGCAGCCTATGCGAAAAAATTATTATTGGCGGGCGGGCAAGTACAACACTGGTGTGTACGCGAGAAAGGTTGGACGCAACATGCGCCGCTGATCCGGCAGTGGATGACTCTCTAA
- a CDS encoding glucose 1-dehydrogenase: MSKKLEGKVAVVTGASKGIGAEIAKRFAREGAAVVVNYLSSKAGADKVVAEITQAGGKAVAVGGNVSEVADAHALVDAAITHFGKLDILVNNSGVYEFAPLEEITPDHFHKQFNINVLGLLLTSQAAVKHLPEGGSIINIGSVVSRLTPPASAVYTGTKGAVDAITGVLARELGPRKIRVNALNPGLVETEGTHTAGVIGSEMESAYVAQTPLGRSGQPNDIASVAVFLASEDAYWLTGEQLLVGGGLR; encoded by the coding sequence ATGAGCAAGAAACTGGAAGGAAAAGTCGCTGTAGTCACTGGGGCCTCTAAAGGCATAGGGGCAGAAATTGCCAAACGCTTTGCCCGCGAGGGTGCAGCGGTGGTGGTGAATTATTTATCGAGCAAGGCTGGGGCTGACAAAGTAGTGGCCGAGATTACACAAGCGGGTGGCAAGGCGGTGGCGGTGGGCGGCAATGTGAGTGAGGTGGCTGATGCACACGCGCTGGTAGACGCAGCGATCACTCACTTTGGTAAGCTGGATATTTTGGTCAACAACTCCGGGGTGTATGAATTTGCCCCCCTTGAAGAAATCACGCCTGACCATTTTCACAAGCAATTCAACATTAATGTGCTGGGCCTGTTACTGACCTCGCAAGCCGCGGTCAAACACTTGCCTGAGGGTGGCAGCATTATCAATATTGGTTCGGTAGTGAGCCGTTTAACACCCCCTGCAAGTGCCGTGTATACCGGTACCAAAGGCGCAGTGGATGCCATCACCGGCGTGCTGGCCAGAGAGTTGGGACCACGCAAGATTCGCGTAAACGCCTTGAACCCTGGCCTGGTGGAAACAGAAGGCACGCATACCGCCGGGGTGATCGGTTCAGAAATGGAGTCCGCCTATGTGGCACAGACGCCACTGGGGCGCAGTGGGCAACCGAATGATATTGCCTCTGTCGCAGTGTTTCTGGCCTCTGAAGATGCTTATTGGCTGACGGGTGAGCAATTGCTGGTGGGGGGCGGTTTGCGCTAG
- a CDS encoding LysR family transcriptional regulator, which translates to MDRFDTMLAFTRVVELESFTKAAMSLNLPKTTVSAQVLALEKRLRVKLLHRTTRRISVTTDGAAYYERAIRLLNELEETEAALTQSTASAKGRLRVDVPTPLGRLVIIPALAEFFKRYPEIQLEIGCDDRPIDLLEEGVDCVIRVGNPQDASLVARRVGTMQFLLVAAPQYLNTYGRPTQPEALQHHQGVHFFSSKTGKIRSFMLTHSGEEQEVPAMRKLAINNGDAIVAAALAGLGISQLPAFMVQGYLTEGKLEKVLADFPAGSLPINALYPQNRHLSSKVRAFIEWVAELFEGCRLLQKTS; encoded by the coding sequence ATGGACCGTTTTGACACCATGTTGGCCTTTACCAGGGTGGTCGAGCTAGAGAGCTTCACCAAAGCCGCCATGTCGCTCAACCTGCCCAAAACCACGGTCTCGGCCCAGGTGCTGGCGCTGGAAAAACGCTTGCGCGTCAAACTACTGCACCGGACTACCAGACGCATCAGCGTGACTACGGATGGCGCTGCCTATTATGAGCGCGCTATCCGGTTATTAAACGAGCTCGAAGAAACCGAAGCCGCACTCACGCAGTCCACCGCCAGCGCAAAAGGGCGCTTGCGCGTAGACGTGCCCACGCCTTTAGGCCGGTTAGTAATTATTCCGGCCCTGGCCGAGTTTTTTAAACGCTATCCCGAGATCCAGCTGGAAATCGGCTGTGACGACAGGCCAATTGATTTACTGGAGGAGGGCGTCGATTGCGTGATCCGTGTCGGCAATCCTCAAGACGCCAGCCTGGTTGCCAGGCGCGTAGGCACCATGCAGTTTTTACTGGTCGCCGCCCCGCAATACCTCAACACTTATGGCAGGCCCACACAGCCAGAAGCGCTGCAACACCACCAGGGCGTGCACTTTTTTTCCTCCAAAACCGGAAAAATCCGCTCCTTTATGCTTACACATTCAGGCGAAGAACAAGAGGTCCCCGCCATGCGTAAACTTGCTATCAACAATGGTGATGCTATCGTCGCCGCTGCGCTGGCAGGGCTAGGCATCAGTCAGCTGCCCGCATTCATGGTGCAAGGGTATTTAACTGAGGGTAAATTAGAAAAGGTCTTGGCCGATTTTCCGGCCGGGAGTTTGCCGATTAACGCACTCTATCCACAAAATCGTCACCTCTCATCCAAAGTGCGGGCATTTATCGAGTGGGTGGCAGAGTTGTTTGAAGGGTGTCGTTTACTGCAAAAAACCAGTTAA
- a CDS encoding YiiD C-terminal domain-containing protein: MSQREQNFEETLFQRIPQTKNLGIHIAKMEEHQLTAHGDFLPNKNHLDIVFGGSIAAISITTAWALVQSKIEQAGLKGSLVIKRQEIDYLLPVKTDFECVASFQSADDWDSFKKTYQEKGRAKIIVMAQMISEAKVTSRFQGVFVLYQ, translated from the coding sequence ATGAGCCAACGCGAACAAAATTTTGAAGAAACCTTGTTTCAACGCATCCCCCAAACTAAAAACCTGGGGATACACATTGCCAAAATGGAGGAACACCAACTCACCGCCCACGGCGATTTTTTGCCCAACAAAAACCACCTCGATATCGTGTTTGGTGGCAGCATCGCTGCTATTTCAATTACCACGGCCTGGGCACTGGTGCAGTCCAAAATTGAACAAGCCGGGCTTAAAGGCAGCCTGGTCATCAAGCGGCAAGAGATTGATTATCTATTGCCAGTGAAAACAGACTTTGAATGTGTAGCGAGTTTTCAATCAGCGGATGATTGGGACAGTTTTAAAAAGACTTATCAGGAAAAGGGCAGGGCGAAAATTATAGTCATGGCTCAAATGATCAGCGAAGCCAAAGTCACCTCAAGATTTCAGGGAGTGTTTGTTTTGTATCAATGA
- a CDS encoding thioredoxin family protein — protein MENTEPTREEINALIGATLLEFGASWCGYCKAAQSTISAELIQFPHIRHLKIEDGKGRRLGRSFHVKLWPTLIFIKEGMEVTRLVRDIQPAELKSALLRLSDR, from the coding sequence ATGGAAAATACAGAACCTACCCGCGAAGAGATCAATGCCCTCATAGGTGCCACGCTACTAGAGTTTGGCGCCAGTTGGTGCGGCTACTGCAAGGCGGCGCAATCTACAATCAGCGCTGAACTCATCCAGTTCCCGCATATCCGCCACCTTAAAATTGAAGATGGTAAAGGCCGCAGGTTGGGGCGGTCGTTTCACGTGAAACTATGGCCGACGCTGATTTTTATAAAAGAGGGCATGGAAGTGACGCGTTTAGTCAGGGACATACAACCGGCTGAATTAAAGTCTGCACTTTTAAGGCTCAGTGATCGCTGA
- a CDS encoding catalase family protein — protein MQQTDQFVVSPLSYQPDYEVVATTERTRQQHLQQTLHKLSEISSQAATHAARSVHLKSHGLLTAEMQIYDQLPPAYAQGLFARPQTLPLIMRFSTVPGDILHDKPGTPRSLALKVVGVEGERLPGSEDAITQNFLFVNGASFLSSSVQVFLNNLKHLACSPNTSTEFRHFLAQLFRSTAHLVESLKYGQQSQLNHLYQSQETNLLGETYISQDPIMYGDYMAKIAVVPIAPDLIALSNKPIDLFASDGLRKSIVDFFIKRTAVWELRVQLCTDLQTMPIEDATIIWPEERSPYIPVARITAKPQIAWSPYRSHVVDEGMLFSPWHGLAAHRPLGSVTRLRKMSYEMAKNMRASNDHGHTCEPTHLDDVC, from the coding sequence ATGCAGCAAACAGATCAATTTGTAGTCTCGCCCCTAAGTTACCAGCCCGATTACGAGGTGGTAGCCACCACCGAACGCACCCGCCAGCAGCACCTGCAGCAAACTCTGCACAAGCTTTCAGAAATCAGCAGCCAGGCCGCCACCCATGCTGCACGCAGTGTGCACCTGAAAAGCCACGGCCTGCTCACAGCCGAAATGCAAATCTATGACCAACTGCCGCCTGCCTATGCACAAGGCCTGTTTGCACGCCCGCAAACCCTGCCGCTGATTATGCGCTTTTCCACTGTCCCTGGTGACATCCTGCACGACAAACCCGGTACGCCCCGCAGCCTCGCGCTAAAGGTGGTAGGTGTAGAAGGCGAGCGCCTGCCAGGCAGTGAAGACGCCATCACGCAAAATTTTTTATTTGTAAACGGCGCCAGTTTTTTATCCTCCAGCGTGCAGGTGTTTTTAAACAACCTCAAACACTTAGCGTGTTCGCCCAACACCAGTACAGAGTTCCGGCATTTCCTCGCGCAATTGTTCCGTTCTACCGCACATTTGGTCGAGTCGCTCAAATATGGCCAGCAATCGCAGCTTAACCACCTCTACCAGTCGCAAGAAACTAACTTGCTCGGTGAAACCTACATCAGCCAGGACCCGATCATGTATGGTGACTACATGGCTAAAATCGCGGTTGTCCCCATCGCCCCCGACCTCATCGCCCTCAGCAACAAACCCATAGACCTATTCGCCTCCGACGGCCTCAGAAAATCCATCGTCGATTTTTTTATCAAGCGCACCGCCGTTTGGGAGCTACGCGTACAACTCTGCACCGATCTCCAAACCATGCCCATCGAAGACGCCACCATCATCTGGCCAGAAGAGCGCTCCCCTTATATCCCGGTCGCCCGCATCACCGCCAAACCCCAAATTGCCTGGAGTCCATACCGTTCGCATGTGGTGGATGAAGGCATGCTGTTCTCACCCTGGCATGGCCTGGCCGCCCACCGCCCACTAGGCTCAGTCACCCGCCTCAGAAAAATGAGCTACGAAATGGCAAAAAACATGCGTGCATCCAATGACCACGGCCACACGTGCGAGCCGACACATCTTGATGATGTGTGTTAA
- the ycaC gene encoding isochorismate family cysteine hydrolase YcaC, with product MKNTPYTRLDRDNAAVLLVDHQAGLLSLVRDIEPDRFKNNVLALADAAKFFNLPTILTTSFETGPNGPLMPELKTLFPDAPYIARPGQINAWDNPDFVQAIKATGKKQLIIAGVVTEVCVAFVALSAIEAGFEVFVVADASGTFNALTRDAAWLRMQAAGVHMMTWFGVACELQRDWRHDIEGLGALCANHIPDYRNLMTSYHALSAANP from the coding sequence ATGAAAAATACACCCTACACCCGTCTGGACCGTGACAACGCTGCCGTATTGTTGGTAGACCACCAAGCTGGCTTATTATCACTGGTACGCGATATCGAGCCAGACCGCTTTAAAAACAATGTGCTTGCATTGGCCGATGCCGCCAAATTTTTTAACCTGCCCACCATCCTAACCACCAGCTTTGAAACCGGTCCCAACGGCCCGCTTATGCCAGAGCTCAAGACACTGTTTCCCGATGCGCCCTACATCGCTCGCCCCGGCCAGATTAATGCCTGGGATAACCCGGACTTTGTACAGGCCATCAAGGCGACAGGTAAGAAGCAGCTCATTATTGCTGGCGTCGTCACCGAGGTTTGTGTCGCGTTTGTCGCACTCTCAGCCATTGAAGCCGGTTTTGAAGTATTTGTGGTCGCCGATGCCTCAGGCACTTTTAACGCCCTTACCCGCGATGCCGCCTGGCTACGCATGCAAGCCGCCGGGGTACACATGATGACCTGGTTTGGCGTGGCCTGTGAACTGCAGCGCGACTGGCGCCACGATATTGAAGGCCTGGGTGCCCTTTGTGCCAACCATATTCCAGATTACCGCAACTTGATGACGTCTTACCATGCTTTGTCTGCCGCCAACCCTTAA
- a CDS encoding pirin family protein: MKKLAFIKRSNGNHWVGDGFPVQSIFSYRDIASDISPFLLMDYAGPTSFEPTAHRRGVGQHPHRGFETVTIVYDGQVSHHDSTNAGGTIGPGEVQWMTAGSGIIHEEYHGDDYARTGGPFEMIQLWVNLPAKDKMTAPGYQGITHAQIPEVTLPQEAGKVRVIAGEYDGNPGPAKTFTPMNVWDVRLNAGTRTTFTLPEGHTTAIFVLHGAVKTGEVHTIRPSELAVMQREGTELVLQAQQDTTLLLLNGEPLNEPVIGHGPFVMNSWEEIDQAINDYNQGRFATA, from the coding sequence ATGAAAAAACTGGCATTTATCAAACGCAGTAACGGCAACCACTGGGTCGGTGACGGCTTTCCGGTACAAAGCATTTTTTCTTACCGCGATATCGCCAGTGATATTTCACCCTTTTTGCTGATGGACTATGCAGGCCCCACTAGCTTTGAGCCAACAGCACATAGACGCGGCGTCGGCCAACACCCGCACCGTGGCTTTGAGACGGTCACCATCGTCTACGATGGCCAAGTCTCGCACCATGACTCCACCAACGCGGGCGGCACCATTGGCCCAGGTGAAGTCCAGTGGATGACCGCGGGCTCAGGCATTATTCACGAGGAGTATCACGGCGATGACTATGCCCGCACGGGCGGTCCGTTTGAAATGATCCAGTTATGGGTCAACCTGCCTGCCAAGGACAAAATGACCGCGCCAGGCTATCAAGGCATTACCCATGCCCAGATTCCTGAGGTCACTCTGCCGCAAGAGGCAGGCAAGGTACGTGTCATTGCCGGTGAATATGACGGCAACCCAGGCCCGGCCAAGACCTTCACGCCAATGAACGTGTGGGATGTACGCCTCAATGCAGGCACGCGCACCACCTTCACCTTGCCTGAGGGGCACACGACGGCGATTTTTGTGTTGCATGGCGCAGTGAAAACCGGTGAAGTGCATACCATCCGCCCTAGTGAACTGGCCGTGATGCAGCGTGAAGGGACTGAACTGGTATTGCAGGCCCAGCAAGACACCACGTTGCTATTGCTCAATGGTGAGCCGCTCAATGAGCCGGTGATCGGGCATGGTCCTTTTGTCATGAATAGCTGGGAGGAAATCGACCAGGCCATTAATGACTACAACCAGGGCCGTTTTGCCACCGCTTAA